A window from Meiothermus sp. Pnk-1 encodes these proteins:
- the cas4 gene encoding CRISPR-associated protein Cas4, with product MSKVNTVAYCPRRFYLEYVLGELHANHHLIEGHYLHERAYTEPGECSGLWVWSDRLGLVGVVDRLEWRKGEAAVVEYKKGRAFPQANHSDAVQLAAQALCLLESRGIEAKRGFVYYHQSHARREVAFTEALFAAVEEAVARMRALLASPRPPGVEVPPAKCEGCSVREACQPELWRKGVAGWV from the coding sequence GTGTCCAAGGTCAACACCGTCGCCTACTGCCCTCGGCGGTTCTACCTCGAGTACGTCCTGGGTGAACTCCACGCCAACCACCACCTCATCGAGGGTCACTACCTGCACGAGAGGGCCTACACCGAGCCGGGCGAATGCTCGGGGCTTTGGGTTTGGTCGGATCGGCTGGGGCTGGTGGGGGTGGTGGATCGCCTGGAGTGGAGGAAAGGAGAGGCCGCGGTGGTGGAGTACAAGAAGGGGCGGGCTTTCCCCCAGGCCAACCACTCCGACGCCGTCCAGCTCGCAGCCCAGGCCCTGTGCCTGCTGGAGTCGCGGGGGATCGAGGCCAAGCGAGGCTTCGTTTACTACCACCAGAGCCACGCCCGCCGCGAGGTGGCCTTCACGGAAGCGCTTTTCGCCGCCGTGGAGGAAGCCGTGGCCCGGATGCGCGCCCTTCTCGCAAGCCCCAGGCCTCCGGGAGTGGAGGTGCCCCCGGCCAAGTGCGAGGGGTGCAGCGTGCGGGAGGCCTGCCAGCCCGAGCTGTGGCGCAAGGGGGTGGCGGGATGGGTGTAG